From the genome of Falco peregrinus isolate bFalPer1 chromosome W, bFalPer1.pri, whole genome shotgun sequence, one region includes:
- the LOC129783116 gene encoding ubiquitin-associated protein 1-like isoform X1: MASKKLASDSHGPLSYLDDVPFKIGDKFKTPAKVGLPIGFCLPDSFQLIREAQYDFSLEKQTIEWAEDINKTEAAQREAEHKAEEALVNSKAASEVSNKMGLSEVPCPEAMPPPINPILASLRHNNILTPTPANSSAVKQKALSPPCPKADFNLADFECEEDPFDKLELKTINDKEELKNILEIHVGTTRPVVAQLLDNTLPKGGSGSVLQDEEVLASIERATLDFKPLHKPNGFITLPQLGNCEKMSLSSKVSLSPIASVSNIKSLSFPKLDSDESDQKSSKLTSAFHSTTCLHNGTFLSSLQTCAQSKVSELNGHHMVGLSALNEDSDIETSTLPSSSRLPSLAVSTVCTEEESSQSTVTTVHLDYKEREIPVVTHQDFPVSKVPNNPSCTKWSGGPASELQQVLSASEKQCVEMVVNMGYSPENVLKAMKKGQNIDQVLDYLLAHGQLCEKGFDPLLVEAALEMRQCSEEKVRVRCTKE; the protein is encoded by the exons ATGGCTTCTAAGAAGTTGGCATCTGACTCTCATG GGCCTTTGAGTTATCTTGATGATGTCCCATTTAAGATAGGAGACAAATTCAAAACCCCAGCGAAGGTTGGATTACCCATTGGTTTCTGCCTGCCTGATTCTTTTCAGCTCATTAGAGAAGCACAG TATGACTTCTCgctggaaaagcaaacaattgAGTGGGCTGAAGATATCAACAAAACTGAAGCTGCCCAGAGAGAAGCTGAACATAAGGCAGAAGAAGCACTAGTGAACTCAAAAGCAGCTTCAGAGGTTAGCAACAAAATGGGGCTTTCAGAGGTACCTTGCCCTGAGGCCATGCCTCCTCCTATTAACCCCATCCTCGCTAGCCTGCGGCACAATAATATTCTTACTCCCACGCCAGccaacagcagtgctgtgaagcAAAAGGCTCTCAGTCCACCTTGTCCAAAAGCAGACTTCAACCTGGCTGATTTTGAATGTGAAGAAGATCCATTTGACAAACTGGAATTAAAAACTATCAATGAtaaagaggaattaaaaaatattcttgaaattCATGTTGGTACTACCAGGCCAGTTGTTGCCCAGCTGTTAGATAATACTTTGCCCAAAGGAGGGTCTGGGTCTGTGTTGCAAGATGAGGAAGTTCTGGCATCCATAGAAAGGGCCACGTTGGACTTCAAGCCCCTTCACAAACCCAATGGCTTTATCACTTTACCGCAGTTGGGAAACTGTGAAAAGATGTCCTTGTCTTCCAAAGTATCCCTGTCCCCTATTGCTTCAGTGAGTAATATCAAATCCCTGTCCTTTCCTAAACTTGACTCCGATGAGAGTGATCAGAAATCATCAAAGCTCACAAGTGCTTTCCACAGTACTACCTGTCTCCACAATGGCACTTTCCTCAGCTCTTTGCAGACTTGTGCTCAGAGTAAAGTGAGTGAACTGAATGGACACCATATGGTTGGTCTTTCCGCTCTAAATGAGGACAGCGACATAGAGACATCAACATTACCCTCTTCATCCAGGCTGCCTTCCCTGGCTGTGTCAACAGTTTGTACAGAAGAAGAATCATCTCAAAGCACAGTGACTACG GTACACCTAGACtacaaggaaagagaaatccCTGTG GTAACGCATCAAGATTTCCCAGTGTCTAAAGTGCCCAATAACCCTAGCTGCACAAAGTGGTCGGGTGGCCCTGCTTCTGAACTACAGCAGGTCCTCTCTGCTAGTGAGAAGCAGTGCGTAGAGATGGTTGTCAACATGGGGTACTCGCCTGAGAATGTTCTGAAAGCCATGAAGAAGGGACAGAACATAGACCAG GTTTTGGATTACCTGTTAGCACATGGACAGCTTTGTGAGAAGGGCTTTGATCCACTTCTTGTTGAAGCAGCTTTGGAGATGCGCCAGTGCTCAGAGGAGAAGGTGAGGGTGCGATGTACTAAGGAATAG
- the LOC129783116 gene encoding ubiquitin-associated protein 1-like isoform X4: MASKKLASDSHGPLSYLDDVPFKIGDKFKTPAKVGLPIGFCLPDSFQLIREAQYDFSLEKQTIEWAEDINKTEAAQREAEHKAEEALVNSKAASEVSNKMGLSEVPCPEAMPPPINPILASLRHNNILTPTPANSSAVKQKALSPPCPKADFNLADFECEEDPFDKLELKTINDKEELKNILEIHVGTTRPVVAQLLDNTLPKGGSGSVLQDEEVLASIERATLDFKPLHKPNGFITLPQLGNCEKMSLSSKVSLSPIASVSNIKSLSFPKLDSDESDQKSSKLTSAFHSTTCLHNGTFLSSLQTCAQSKVSELNGHHMVGLSALNEDSDIETSTLPSSSRLPSLAVSTVCTEEESSQSTVTTVLDYLLAHGQLCEKGFDPLLVEAALEMRQCSEEKVRVRCTKE; this comes from the exons ATGGCTTCTAAGAAGTTGGCATCTGACTCTCATG GGCCTTTGAGTTATCTTGATGATGTCCCATTTAAGATAGGAGACAAATTCAAAACCCCAGCGAAGGTTGGATTACCCATTGGTTTCTGCCTGCCTGATTCTTTTCAGCTCATTAGAGAAGCACAG TATGACTTCTCgctggaaaagcaaacaattgAGTGGGCTGAAGATATCAACAAAACTGAAGCTGCCCAGAGAGAAGCTGAACATAAGGCAGAAGAAGCACTAGTGAACTCAAAAGCAGCTTCAGAGGTTAGCAACAAAATGGGGCTTTCAGAGGTACCTTGCCCTGAGGCCATGCCTCCTCCTATTAACCCCATCCTCGCTAGCCTGCGGCACAATAATATTCTTACTCCCACGCCAGccaacagcagtgctgtgaagcAAAAGGCTCTCAGTCCACCTTGTCCAAAAGCAGACTTCAACCTGGCTGATTTTGAATGTGAAGAAGATCCATTTGACAAACTGGAATTAAAAACTATCAATGAtaaagaggaattaaaaaatattcttgaaattCATGTTGGTACTACCAGGCCAGTTGTTGCCCAGCTGTTAGATAATACTTTGCCCAAAGGAGGGTCTGGGTCTGTGTTGCAAGATGAGGAAGTTCTGGCATCCATAGAAAGGGCCACGTTGGACTTCAAGCCCCTTCACAAACCCAATGGCTTTATCACTTTACCGCAGTTGGGAAACTGTGAAAAGATGTCCTTGTCTTCCAAAGTATCCCTGTCCCCTATTGCTTCAGTGAGTAATATCAAATCCCTGTCCTTTCCTAAACTTGACTCCGATGAGAGTGATCAGAAATCATCAAAGCTCACAAGTGCTTTCCACAGTACTACCTGTCTCCACAATGGCACTTTCCTCAGCTCTTTGCAGACTTGTGCTCAGAGTAAAGTGAGTGAACTGAATGGACACCATATGGTTGGTCTTTCCGCTCTAAATGAGGACAGCGACATAGAGACATCAACATTACCCTCTTCATCCAGGCTGCCTTCCCTGGCTGTGTCAACAGTTTGTACAGAAGAAGAATCATCTCAAAGCACAGTGACTACG GTTTTGGATTACCTGTTAGCACATGGACAGCTTTGTGAGAAGGGCTTTGATCCACTTCTTGTTGAAGCAGCTTTGGAGATGCGCCAGTGCTCAGAGGAGAAGGTGAGGGTGCGATGTACTAAGGAATAG
- the LOC129783116 gene encoding ubiquitin-associated protein 1-like isoform X3: MASKKLASDSHGPLSYLDDVPFKIGDKFKTPAKVGLPIGFCLPDSFQLIREAQYDFSLEKQTIEWAEDINKTEAAQREAEHKAEEALVNSKAASEVSNKMGLSEVPCPEAMPPPINPILASLRHNNILTPTPANSSAVKQKALSPPCPKADFNLADFECEEDPFDKLELKTINDKEELKNILEIHVGTTRPVVAQLLDNTLPKGGSGSVLQDEEVLASIERATLDFKPLHKPNGFITLPQLGNCEKMSLSSKVSLSPIASVSNIKSLSFPKLDSDESDQKSSKLTSAFHSTTCLHNGTFLSSLQTCAQSKVSELNGHHMVGLSALNEDSDIETSTLPSSSRLPSLAVSTVCTEEESSQSTVTTVTHQDFPVSKVPNNPSCTKWSGGPASELQQVLSASEKQCVEMVVNMGYSPENVLKAMKKGQNIDQVLDYLLAHGQLCEKGFDPLLVEAALEMRQCSEEKVRVRCTKE; this comes from the exons ATGGCTTCTAAGAAGTTGGCATCTGACTCTCATG GGCCTTTGAGTTATCTTGATGATGTCCCATTTAAGATAGGAGACAAATTCAAAACCCCAGCGAAGGTTGGATTACCCATTGGTTTCTGCCTGCCTGATTCTTTTCAGCTCATTAGAGAAGCACAG TATGACTTCTCgctggaaaagcaaacaattgAGTGGGCTGAAGATATCAACAAAACTGAAGCTGCCCAGAGAGAAGCTGAACATAAGGCAGAAGAAGCACTAGTGAACTCAAAAGCAGCTTCAGAGGTTAGCAACAAAATGGGGCTTTCAGAGGTACCTTGCCCTGAGGCCATGCCTCCTCCTATTAACCCCATCCTCGCTAGCCTGCGGCACAATAATATTCTTACTCCCACGCCAGccaacagcagtgctgtgaagcAAAAGGCTCTCAGTCCACCTTGTCCAAAAGCAGACTTCAACCTGGCTGATTTTGAATGTGAAGAAGATCCATTTGACAAACTGGAATTAAAAACTATCAATGAtaaagaggaattaaaaaatattcttgaaattCATGTTGGTACTACCAGGCCAGTTGTTGCCCAGCTGTTAGATAATACTTTGCCCAAAGGAGGGTCTGGGTCTGTGTTGCAAGATGAGGAAGTTCTGGCATCCATAGAAAGGGCCACGTTGGACTTCAAGCCCCTTCACAAACCCAATGGCTTTATCACTTTACCGCAGTTGGGAAACTGTGAAAAGATGTCCTTGTCTTCCAAAGTATCCCTGTCCCCTATTGCTTCAGTGAGTAATATCAAATCCCTGTCCTTTCCTAAACTTGACTCCGATGAGAGTGATCAGAAATCATCAAAGCTCACAAGTGCTTTCCACAGTACTACCTGTCTCCACAATGGCACTTTCCTCAGCTCTTTGCAGACTTGTGCTCAGAGTAAAGTGAGTGAACTGAATGGACACCATATGGTTGGTCTTTCCGCTCTAAATGAGGACAGCGACATAGAGACATCAACATTACCCTCTTCATCCAGGCTGCCTTCCCTGGCTGTGTCAACAGTTTGTACAGAAGAAGAATCATCTCAAAGCACAGTGACTACG GTAACGCATCAAGATTTCCCAGTGTCTAAAGTGCCCAATAACCCTAGCTGCACAAAGTGGTCGGGTGGCCCTGCTTCTGAACTACAGCAGGTCCTCTCTGCTAGTGAGAAGCAGTGCGTAGAGATGGTTGTCAACATGGGGTACTCGCCTGAGAATGTTCTGAAAGCCATGAAGAAGGGACAGAACATAGACCAG GTTTTGGATTACCTGTTAGCACATGGACAGCTTTGTGAGAAGGGCTTTGATCCACTTCTTGTTGAAGCAGCTTTGGAGATGCGCCAGTGCTCAGAGGAGAAGGTGAGGGTGCGATGTACTAAGGAATAG
- the LOC129783116 gene encoding ubiquitin-associated protein 1-like isoform X2 yields the protein MASKKLASDSHGPLSYLDDVPFKIGDKFKTPAKVGLPIGFCLPDSFQLIREAQYDFSLEKQTIEWAEDINKTEAAQREAEHKAEEALVNSKAASEVSNKMGLSEVPCPEAMPPPINPILASLRHNNILTPTPANSSAVKQKALSPPCPKADFNLADFECEEDPFDKLELKTINDKEELKNILEIHVGTTRPVVAQLLDNTLPKGGSGSVLQDEEVLASIERATLDFKPLHKPNGFITLPQLGNCEKMSLSSKVSLSPIASVSNIKSLSFPKLDSDESDQKSSKLTSAFHSTTCLHNGTFLSSLQTCAQSKVSELNGHHMVGLSALNEDSDIETSTLPSSSRLPSLAVSTVCTEEESSQSTVTTVHLDYKEREIPVVTHQDFPVSKVPNNPSCTKWSGGPASELQQVLSASEKQCVEMVVNMGYSPENVLKAMKKGQNIDQVLDYLLAHGQLCEKGFDPLLVEAALEMRQCSEEKLGQTA from the exons ATGGCTTCTAAGAAGTTGGCATCTGACTCTCATG GGCCTTTGAGTTATCTTGATGATGTCCCATTTAAGATAGGAGACAAATTCAAAACCCCAGCGAAGGTTGGATTACCCATTGGTTTCTGCCTGCCTGATTCTTTTCAGCTCATTAGAGAAGCACAG TATGACTTCTCgctggaaaagcaaacaattgAGTGGGCTGAAGATATCAACAAAACTGAAGCTGCCCAGAGAGAAGCTGAACATAAGGCAGAAGAAGCACTAGTGAACTCAAAAGCAGCTTCAGAGGTTAGCAACAAAATGGGGCTTTCAGAGGTACCTTGCCCTGAGGCCATGCCTCCTCCTATTAACCCCATCCTCGCTAGCCTGCGGCACAATAATATTCTTACTCCCACGCCAGccaacagcagtgctgtgaagcAAAAGGCTCTCAGTCCACCTTGTCCAAAAGCAGACTTCAACCTGGCTGATTTTGAATGTGAAGAAGATCCATTTGACAAACTGGAATTAAAAACTATCAATGAtaaagaggaattaaaaaatattcttgaaattCATGTTGGTACTACCAGGCCAGTTGTTGCCCAGCTGTTAGATAATACTTTGCCCAAAGGAGGGTCTGGGTCTGTGTTGCAAGATGAGGAAGTTCTGGCATCCATAGAAAGGGCCACGTTGGACTTCAAGCCCCTTCACAAACCCAATGGCTTTATCACTTTACCGCAGTTGGGAAACTGTGAAAAGATGTCCTTGTCTTCCAAAGTATCCCTGTCCCCTATTGCTTCAGTGAGTAATATCAAATCCCTGTCCTTTCCTAAACTTGACTCCGATGAGAGTGATCAGAAATCATCAAAGCTCACAAGTGCTTTCCACAGTACTACCTGTCTCCACAATGGCACTTTCCTCAGCTCTTTGCAGACTTGTGCTCAGAGTAAAGTGAGTGAACTGAATGGACACCATATGGTTGGTCTTTCCGCTCTAAATGAGGACAGCGACATAGAGACATCAACATTACCCTCTTCATCCAGGCTGCCTTCCCTGGCTGTGTCAACAGTTTGTACAGAAGAAGAATCATCTCAAAGCACAGTGACTACG GTACACCTAGACtacaaggaaagagaaatccCTGTG GTAACGCATCAAGATTTCCCAGTGTCTAAAGTGCCCAATAACCCTAGCTGCACAAAGTGGTCGGGTGGCCCTGCTTCTGAACTACAGCAGGTCCTCTCTGCTAGTGAGAAGCAGTGCGTAGAGATGGTTGTCAACATGGGGTACTCGCCTGAGAATGTTCTGAAAGCCATGAAGAAGGGACAGAACATAGACCAG GTTTTGGATTACCTGTTAGCACATGGACAGCTTTGTGAGAAGGGCTTTGATCCACTTCTTGTTGAAGCAGCTTTGGAGATGCGCCAGTGCTCAGAGGAGAAG